In Candidatus Defluviilinea proxima, a single genomic region encodes these proteins:
- a CDS encoding inositol-3-phosphate synthase, protein MANKKVRVAIIGVGNCASSLVQGVQFYKNAKKDDIIPGIMHTQLADYHVKDIEFTLGIDINATKVGKDLSEAIFAEPNNTYKFADVPRLNVPVVRGMTHDGLGKYLSEVIEKAPGSTADIVKLLKDTKTDVVVNFLPVGSEMATKWYVEQIIEAGCAFVNGIPVFIASSEYWGKRFADAGLPILGDDIKSQVGATILHRQLATLFVDRGVKIDRTYQLNFGGNTDFLNMLERERLESKKISKTNAVTSMIPYEIDPSNVHVGPSDHVPWLTDRKWAYIRMEGTTFGNVPLNMEVKLEVWDSPNSAGVMIDAIRCAKLALDRELAGPIVGPSSYFFKTPPKQFRDEVCHQKVEDFISGKSEE, encoded by the coding sequence ATGGCAAATAAAAAAGTACGTGTTGCGATCATCGGCGTGGGGAACTGCGCATCATCGCTTGTGCAGGGAGTGCAATTCTACAAGAACGCAAAAAAGGATGACATCATCCCCGGCATCATGCACACCCAACTCGCTGATTACCATGTGAAGGATATTGAATTCACTCTGGGTATAGACATCAATGCAACCAAGGTTGGCAAAGATCTTTCTGAAGCTATCTTCGCCGAACCTAATAACACCTATAAATTCGCAGATGTCCCTCGCCTCAACGTACCCGTCGTGCGCGGCATGACCCACGATGGACTCGGCAAGTACCTTTCCGAAGTGATTGAAAAGGCGCCCGGCTCAACAGCTGATATCGTCAAACTGCTCAAAGACACTAAGACCGATGTGGTCGTCAACTTCCTGCCCGTTGGTTCTGAGATGGCAACCAAATGGTACGTGGAGCAGATCATCGAGGCAGGTTGTGCGTTCGTCAATGGCATTCCCGTTTTCATCGCATCCTCTGAATATTGGGGCAAACGCTTCGCTGACGCTGGACTGCCCATCCTCGGCGATGATATCAAGAGCCAAGTCGGTGCTACTATTTTGCATCGTCAACTTGCCACACTGTTCGTGGATCGCGGCGTCAAGATCGACCGCACCTACCAGCTCAACTTCGGCGGCAACACAGACTTCCTCAACATGCTCGAACGCGAACGCCTCGAGAGCAAGAAGATTTCCAAGACCAACGCCGTCACCAGTATGATTCCCTACGAGATCGACCCGAGCAATGTACACGTCGGCCCCAGCGATCACGTACCCTGGCTCACCGACCGCAAGTGGGCCTACATCCGCATGGAAGGCACCACCTTCGGCAATGTTCCCCTCAACATGGAAGTCAAACTCGAAGTGTGGGATAGCCCCAACTCTGCAGGCGTGATGATCGATGCCATCCGCTGTGCCAAACTTGCGCTTGACCGCGAGCTGGCTGGTCCCATCGTCGGCCCATCCTCCTACTTCTTCAAGACCCCACCCAAACAATTCCGTGATGAAGTCTGCCACCAAAAGGTGGAAGACTTTATCTCTGGCAAAAGCGAAGAATAA
- a CDS encoding GAF domain-containing sensor histidine kinase, translating into MSTNERIDHLERLLEVVRGLTTAPDLESFLQTIITEATEMTESELASILEYDDETNELRFLSTIWFDRDVLRPMGVPLEGSVAGWVFSKQQPLIIQDTKADQRHFKVVDRVTKHETQSLAAVPLIVRGQTVGVLEALNKRDNAHYTEEDLTILASLGALAAQAMRNVNLERKVRSARIELAELERLKTDFIAIASHELRTPLGLILGHATFLKELVGQEHEGQLNTIIKNATRLKDIVENLSDVDNMQTGVARVRSRRISLAKIVEDVVLTFQDEAKARNITITKELGDSPYYVEADGVKINIALSNLVKNAIQFTDEGGRVHVLVEEDSGYVKVAVIDNGIGVPAKDLPKLFDRFFQVEGHLTRKHGGMGLGLSVARSMIELHGGRIWVESEEGKGSTFTFLLPVESEVKPVVSTGPFVQ; encoded by the coding sequence ATGTCAACCAACGAACGTATTGATCATTTGGAACGTTTGCTGGAAGTAGTTCGGGGTTTGACGACTGCACCCGACCTCGAATCCTTTTTGCAAACGATCATTACTGAAGCCACCGAGATGACGGAGAGTGAACTCGCGTCCATTCTCGAGTATGACGATGAGACGAATGAACTGCGCTTCCTCTCGACTATTTGGTTTGACCGTGATGTGCTTCGTCCCATGGGCGTGCCGCTGGAGGGAAGTGTAGCTGGTTGGGTATTCAGTAAACAACAGCCATTGATCATTCAAGATACCAAAGCGGATCAACGTCACTTCAAGGTGGTGGATCGTGTTACGAAGCACGAAACCCAGTCCCTTGCGGCAGTGCCTCTCATTGTGCGAGGCCAGACCGTGGGTGTTTTGGAAGCGCTCAATAAAAGGGACAATGCTCATTATACCGAAGAAGACCTGACTATCCTTGCTTCACTAGGAGCACTTGCGGCGCAGGCCATGCGTAATGTGAATTTGGAAAGGAAAGTTCGGTCCGCGCGAATTGAATTAGCCGAACTCGAACGCCTCAAAACGGACTTTATAGCGATCGCTTCTCACGAGCTTCGCACACCCCTTGGCTTGATCCTCGGTCATGCGACATTCCTGAAGGAACTAGTCGGGCAGGAACATGAAGGCCAATTGAATACGATCATCAAGAATGCCACACGTTTGAAGGATATCGTTGAGAATCTCTCGGATGTGGATAATATGCAGACTGGTGTTGCGCGTGTTCGTAGCCGCAGAATTTCACTGGCGAAGATCGTGGAAGATGTTGTACTAACGTTTCAGGACGAGGCTAAGGCCAGAAACATTACCATTACGAAAGAACTCGGTGATTCGCCCTATTACGTTGAAGCGGATGGGGTCAAGATCAATATTGCTTTGAGTAACCTTGTAAAGAATGCCATCCAATTCACAGATGAGGGTGGACGCGTTCATGTTTTGGTGGAAGAAGATTCGGGGTACGTGAAAGTTGCTGTGATCGATAATGGTATTGGCGTCCCTGCCAAAGACTTGCCGAAATTGTTCGACCGTTTCTTCCAGGTGGAAGGTCACCTCACACGCAAGCATGGAGGCATGGGGCTGGGACTTTCCGTTGCGCGCTCCATGATCGAACTACACGGTGGACGTATTTGGGTTGAAAGCGAAGAAGGAAAGGGAAGTACTTTTACATTCCTTCTGCCGGTGGAAAGTGAAGTAAAGCCTGTTGTTTCAACTGGGCCGTTCGTTCAATAG
- a CDS encoding DUF4013 domain-containing protein: MNIGKAFSFPFDDKQWISKLGLGALITMVPILNFAWTGYMVQLLRNVMNNQQEPLPTWENIDKKFMDGLILGLAGLVYSLPILIVICLPLSIMVIPALMAGNGDMQDIANTIAGAGSVLLVCLSCMFALYGLALSVIYPGIMIVFSREGTFASCFKLREVFNLIGRNTGSFFTAWGVSLAAGFGVGLVAGFAQVILNIIPCIGQLASFILTVGIVAYTSAIYAHLFGQFGMSVNHQGQIPMPS, translated from the coding sequence ATGAACATCGGTAAAGCTTTTTCTTTTCCGTTTGACGATAAACAGTGGATCAGCAAACTTGGGTTGGGCGCCTTAATCACCATGGTGCCGATCCTGAACTTTGCATGGACCGGTTACATGGTGCAGTTACTCCGCAACGTGATGAACAATCAACAGGAGCCTTTGCCAACCTGGGAGAACATCGATAAAAAATTCATGGATGGTCTTATTTTGGGGTTGGCTGGCTTGGTGTATTCCCTACCCATCCTGATCGTGATCTGCCTGCCCTTAAGTATTATGGTGATCCCAGCTCTGATGGCTGGTAATGGAGACATGCAGGATATCGCAAACACGATCGCTGGTGCAGGGAGTGTTTTGTTGGTCTGCCTATCATGTATGTTTGCTTTATACGGGCTGGCTCTTTCCGTGATCTACCCCGGCATTATGATCGTCTTTTCCCGTGAAGGGACATTTGCTTCGTGCTTCAAACTTCGCGAAGTGTTCAACCTCATCGGCAGGAACACAGGTTCCTTTTTCACGGCTTGGGGTGTTAGCCTCGCGGCAGGGTTCGGAGTCGGATTAGTGGCAGGGTTTGCTCAAGTAATCCTCAACATCATCCCTTGCATCGGTCAACTCGCATCGTTTATATTGACCGTTGGCATCGTGGCATATACATCCGCTATTTACGCACATTTGTTTGGCCAATTTGGCATGAGTGTAAACCATCAAGGTCAGATACCAATGCCCAGCTAA
- a CDS encoding methionyl-tRNA formyltransferase, whose protein sequence is MTKIVFMGSPDFSLATLRGLANTYDVVGVVTQPDRASGRGRELKAPPVKVLAQELGLPIMQPEKLKQPEAMEQLRAWAPDLIVVAAFGQILRKDVLELPRFGCINIHASLLPRWRGAAPINAAILAGDEETGITIMKMDVGLDTGPMLSKRSIRLTPDHTAGSAFQALSTLGADLLLETLPDYLSGKLQPVSQPEEGATYAPMMKKEEGKLDFTDDAHALERRVRAFNPWPGAFMDFDGAVLKVHRAHVDEGKAEEGQRLIVQNQPAVGARGGILVLDEVQPAGKKPMNGKSFLAGARNWA, encoded by the coding sequence ATGACAAAAATAGTATTCATGGGTTCACCAGATTTTTCATTGGCCACCCTGCGAGGGTTGGCAAACACATATGATGTTGTAGGTGTTGTTACACAACCAGACCGTGCCTCAGGGCGTGGACGTGAATTGAAAGCGCCGCCTGTTAAAGTCCTTGCACAAGAACTTGGCCTTCCCATCATGCAACCTGAAAAACTCAAACAGCCTGAAGCCATGGAACAATTACGTGCATGGGCTCCTGATCTTATTGTTGTTGCGGCGTTTGGGCAGATCCTTCGCAAGGATGTTTTGGAATTGCCGCGCTTTGGGTGTATCAATATCCATGCATCTTTGTTGCCTCGCTGGCGTGGCGCGGCACCCATCAATGCCGCCATACTTGCTGGGGATGAAGAGACGGGCATCACCATCATGAAAATGGATGTGGGACTCGACACCGGCCCGATGCTCTCTAAACGATCCATCCGCCTCACTCCTGACCATACAGCTGGTTCAGCCTTCCAAGCCTTATCTACTCTGGGAGCGGATTTGCTCCTCGAAACTCTGCCTGATTATTTATCTGGCAAGCTTCAACCTGTCTCTCAACCCGAAGAGGGTGCAACTTACGCCCCCATGATGAAAAAAGAAGAGGGCAAACTCGATTTCACGGATGATGCCCACGCATTGGAGCGACGTGTGCGTGCGTTTAATCCGTGGCCGGGCGCGTTCATGGATTTTGATGGGGCAGTGTTGAAGGTCCACCGTGCGCATGTTGATGAGGGAAAAGCTGAGGAGGGGCAAAGGTTAATTGTGCAGAATCAGCCTGCTGTTGGAGCAAGAGGCGGTATTCTCGTCCTCGATGAAGTACAGCCTGCCGGAAAGAAGCCTATGAATGGAAAGT